In one Dermacentor albipictus isolate Rhodes 1998 colony chromosome 4, USDA_Dalb.pri_finalv2, whole genome shotgun sequence genomic region, the following are encoded:
- the Rheb gene encoding GTP-binding protein Rheb encodes MAPKSRKIAIMGFRSVGKSSLTIQFVENQFVDSYDPTIENTFHKTVKLKGQEYHLKLVDTAGQDEYSIFPQSYSMDIHGYVLVYSINSAKSFEVVRALYEKLLDMTGKVHVPIVLVGNKVDLRVERVVSYEEGRQAAEYMKAAFLEASAKQNQSVFEIFSTMIQQIDRADGNVPEKQSCVVS; translated from the exons ATGGCTCCCAAATCTCGGAAAATTGCCATTATGGGCTTCCGATCCGTCG GAAAGTCGTCGCTGACGATACAGTTCGTGGAGAACCAGTTCGTGGACTCGTACGACCCCACGATTGAAAACA CATTTCACAAGACCGTCAAACTCAAGGGCCAAGAGTACCACCTCAAGCTCGTCGACACTGCGGGACAG GATGAGTACTCCATATTTCCTCAGTCTTACTCCATGGACATCCATGGCTACGTGTTGGTCTACTCGATCAATTCTGCAAAAAG TTTTGAGGTGGTCAGGGCACTATACGAGAAGCTCCTGGACATGACTGGAAAAGTCCA TGTCCCCATTGTTCTTGTTGGCAACAAGGTAGACCTGAGGGTTGAAAG GGTTGTTAGCTATGAAGAGGGGAGGCAAGCTGCTGAATACATGAAAGCAGCATTTTTAGAGGCCTCAGCAAAGCAGAATCAG AGCGTGTTTGAGATCTTCAGCACCATGATACAACAGATTGACAGGGCTGACGGCAATGTGCCTGAGAAGCAATCCTGTGTTGTCTCCTAA
- the CycH gene encoding cyclin-H, which produces MFSTSTQSKCWIFKDEGQISRLRKAANDRFINRQQSANRSPDDFLSPEEERTIYKHYEFTLRDFCKKFQPPVPRSVIGTSFHYFKRFYLNHSVMDYHPKHMLVTCVYLACKVEEFNVSIAQFVSNVRGDREKATDIILNNELLLMQQLKYHLTIHNPYRPLEGLLIDLKTRCSQFPDPEKLRLYMDDFLERTLFTDAMLLMAPSQIALTAVLYAANKAQANFETYITDFLFAGSPRETLHHIKDTVKKLWLMVRAIEVPPKEKVRACEQKLEKCRNQENNPDSQVYKRKMQDGLDDDHQSSSKYARTSEEHRQVDDSMGGSSALESSP; this is translated from the exons ATGTTTTCCACCAGCACTCAAAGCAAGTGTTGGATTTTTAAAGACGAGGGTCAAATCTCAAGGCTCAGGAAAGCAGCAAATGACAGATTCATCAACCGACAACAAAGTGCGAACAGGTCTCCG GATGACTTTCTTTCACCGGAAGAAGAGAGGACAATCTACAAGCACTACGAGTTCACCCTCCGAGATTTCTGCAAAAAATTTCAACCTCCTGTTCCCAGGAGCGTAATC GGTACGTCGTTCCATTACTTCAAGCGCTTCTACCTCAATCACTCTGTGATGGACTACCACCCTAAGCACATGCT AGTGACCTGTGTTTACCTAGCCTGCAAAGTGGAGGAGTTCAATGTTTCCATTGCACAATTTGTCAGCAATGTGCGTGGAGACAGAGAAAAGGCCACAGACATTATCCTGAACAATGAACTTCTGCTCATGCAGCAATTGAAGTACCATCTCACAATTCACAACCCTTATAGGCCACTTGAGGGGCTCCTAATAGATCTCAAG ACAAGGTGTTCTCAGTTTCCAGACCCAGAAAAGCTGAGGCTATACATGGATGACTTCCTTGAGCGAACTCTCTTCACAGATGCAATGCTTCTCATGGCGCCATCCCAG ATTGCCCTCACTGCTGTTCTGTATGCTGCTAACAAAGCCCAGGCCAACTTTGAAAC GTACATAACAGATTTCCTGTTTGCTGGCAGCCCACGTGAGACGCTTCACCACATCAAGGACACTGTCAAAA AGCTGTGGCTTATGGTAAGAGCCATCGAGGTGCCTCCAAAAGAGAAGGTACGCGCCTGTGAACAGAAGCTTGAGAAGTGTAGGAACCAGGAGAACAACCCAGACAGCCAAGT GTACAAACGCAAAATGCAAGATGGGCTAGATGATGATCACCAGTCAAGCTCAAAATATGCCAGGACTTCGGAG GAGCACCGACAAGTGGACGATTCAATGGGAGGATCAAGTGCCTTAGAAAGTTCCCCTTAG
- the LOC135899984 gene encoding RNA guanine-N7 methyltransferase activating subunit, with protein sequence MSGSDENAQCSNTSASEIEDQQSSNKLLDKLLQEYEEKFKYRYTDQDSKYMDVVNKPLPPPPVVYPWFVQNRRSYDRRDNRQEGYSHGRGDRNNSWHRGGRQWEDRRRGYQDYGGGHRGYRDREDHRQESRDNYSYQQRPRRDY encoded by the exons ATGAGCGGATCTGATGAGAACGCGCAGTGTTCAAACACATCTGCCAGTGAAATCGAGGACCAGCAGAGCTCGAATAAATTACTGGACAAGCTCCTGCAGGAGTATGAAGAGAAGTTCAAGTACAGATACACTGACCAAGATTCTAAATACATGGATGTTGTCAACAAGCCACTGCCACCGCCTCCTGTTGTCTATCCTTGGTTTGTGCAGAATAGGAGATCTTACGACAGAAG AGACAACCGCCAGGAGGGTTACAGTCATGGCAGGGGCGACAGGAATAACAGCTGGCACAGAGGAGGGAGGCAGTGGGAGGATCGACGCAGAGGCTACCAAGACTATGGTGGTGGTCACCGTGGTTACAGAGACCGTGAGGACCACAGGCAGGAATCACGTGACAACTACTCATACCAGCAAAGGCCAAGGAGAGACTACTGA